The Thermotoga sp. genome window below encodes:
- a CDS encoding DegQ family serine endoprotease, translated as MKRLLVIIASIVLLSSVFPYVNPDYESPIVKVVEACAPAVVKIDVTKTVRTSFFDPYFEDFFKKWFGELPPGFERQVSSIGSGFIFNSEGYVLTNYHVVGSADNITVTLLDGSKYDAEYIGGDEELDIAVIKIRASNREFPYLEFGDSDKVKIGEWAIAIGNPLGFQHTVTVGVVSATNRKIPKPDGSGYYVGLIQTDAAINPGNSGGPLLNIHGEVIGINTAIVNPQEAVNLGFAIPINMVKKFLNTILTQKKVEKAYLGVTVMTLTEETAKALGLKSTSGALITSLQKGSPAEKAGLKEGDVILKVDDQDVRSHEELVSIIHTYKPGDTAVLTIERKGKIMKVQVTFGASSEAEKTTATGEETIGILGITVANITPADRETYSIPEEVHGVIVRESGGRFGIRKGDIIVAVYINGRKYDINSVEDLKKAASKIKRGDYVALYIYRNGARVFVSFIYQR; from the coding sequence ATGAAGAGATTGCTTGTAATCATCGCATCGATAGTCCTTCTCTCCAGTGTTTTTCCGTACGTCAATCCCGATTACGAAAGTCCTATCGTGAAAGTTGTGGAAGCGTGTGCACCGGCTGTTGTGAAGATAGATGTAACGAAAACGGTGAGAACATCTTTCTTCGATCCCTATTTTGAAGACTTCTTCAAGAAGTGGTTTGGAGAACTCCCTCCAGGTTTTGAAAGACAGGTTTCCAGCATCGGTTCGGGGTTCATTTTCAACTCGGAAGGCTACGTTCTCACCAATTACCACGTGGTTGGAAGTGCTGACAACATCACTGTGACTCTCCTGGATGGAAGCAAATACGACGCGGAATACATAGGTGGCGATGAAGAACTGGATATAGCAGTTATAAAGATCAGGGCTTCAAACAGAGAGTTCCCGTATCTGGAGTTCGGTGATTCCGACAAGGTGAAGATCGGTGAGTGGGCAATAGCGATAGGAAATCCCCTTGGATTCCAGCACACGGTGACTGTGGGTGTGGTCAGCGCCACGAACAGAAAGATACCAAAACCCGATGGAAGCGGGTATTACGTGGGACTCATCCAGACAGACGCTGCGATAAATCCTGGAAACAGCGGAGGCCCTCTCTTGAACATCCACGGTGAAGTAATTGGAATAAACACCGCCATAGTCAATCCCCAGGAAGCTGTGAACCTTGGGTTTGCCATACCCATAAACATGGTGAAGAAGTTTCTCAACACCATACTCACTCAGAAAAAAGTTGAGAAGGCCTACCTTGGTGTAACTGTCATGACCCTCACGGAAGAAACGGCAAAAGCGCTCGGCCTCAAATCCACGAGCGGAGCTCTCATAACGAGTTTGCAGAAGGGATCGCCTGCTGAAAAGGCTGGCCTCAAAGAAGGAGACGTGATCCTCAAGGTCGATGACCAGGATGTGAGGAGTCACGAAGAGCTGGTTTCCATCATACACACTTACAAACCAGGAGACACCGCCGTTCTCACCATAGAGAGAAAGGGAAAGATCATGAAGGTTCAGGTAACGTTTGGTGCTTCTTCTGAAGCAGAAAAGACAACAGCAACAGGTGAAGAGACGATAGGCATTCTCGGTATCACGGTGGCCAACATTACACCGGCAGACAGAGAAACCTACTCGATCCCGGAGGAGGTCCATGGAGTCATAGTAAGGGAAAGCGGTGGAAGGTTTGGTATCCGGAAAGGAGACATTATCGTTGCGGTGTACATAAACGGAAGAAAGTATGATATAAATTCAGTGGAAGATCTCAAGAAAGCTGCCTCGAAAATAAAGAGGGGCGACTACGTTGCTTTGTACATCTACAGGAATGGTGCGAGGGTGTTCGTGAGCTTCATCTATCAGAGATAG